The Triticum aestivum cultivar Chinese Spring chromosome 5A, IWGSC CS RefSeq v2.1, whole genome shotgun sequence genomic sequence GCCGGTGGTGGCTGTggcggggaggaggggaggagaagACCTGCTTGACTGAGAATTGATAAACCCTTGGGGCCGTCGCGTAAGAAGCACGGGCGGTGCGCGATACGGCTTCCACCTCGATCCAACGGCTGAGAGGCGTCGCGCGCGCCTCCTCCTGCGTTTTAGAGTTCGGGAAAGAAACGTCCCTTTGCTTCTTCATTCATACCCCTCCCGCGTCAAGCACCGTCGCGTGCGCCTGCGGCGGGCGCGTCGCGTTCGTCCTTACCAGATACAGGAATCCCCTGAACACGAGACATGGCCGCTCTCTTCCTCCGCCTCTCTCACGCAGGAGCGCGGTACAGGGGGACAGGGTGGATGGAGTTCGTTTCGGCCATCCTGCACGCGTCCTGCTCGATGAATTGACTACGAGGGTTAAGGTCCCTCTCTTTTCTTTCTCTCGTTTTTCTTGCAACGTCTCTCGTCATGAATTATGTCATCTAGACTAATGGGCACCATATGATCACGTGCCACAAAACATCACAGAAGATTATCATTGGGAAAGAAGAACCAACTTCTTGCTTTGTGTTGCAGTATATAAAATAGCCAAATATAAGTGTCTACAGATCAGACATGAACTTTATTACGAGAGCGTTGCTTCATTGTACTTCTAGCTTCATCAGCCAAATGGAGGATCTGGACATTCAATTTCATAGCTGATGATTTGCTTTTATTCTCCTCCGGTCTTATAAGCATGACATAAACTAACATGATCAACATTCTTATTCTTGTGCGGGCAGTCGAATTGTATGCCACCGTATGCCTCTAACTAATTTATCGTACTCTCTATATTGTGTGCGTTGGGTATCGTTTGCATGACAAACTTAATTGAACCCTCGCTAGCTTGTTAGGTGCTTATTCAGAAACTCGCTTTAGTATTTACCGAATATTGATAAACCAAATTGAGCCCTCTATTGGGCATATTGGACCCCCGACGTGGTATTGGTCAACTGCCTCCATTCCTGGAAGCTGCAGATTCTATTATGTGGGCTAGAGCGTCAGCATCAGTTCCCTGAAAGTGACCATCCAGGCCTGATGCATGGTCAATTCCTTTGAATGTTCAAATGCAGATAAGTCAAAGTCACCATCGAAGCATCAATGAGCCAGCTGTAATGGATGCGAGGGAACCCGCCTTTATTGGTGATTTTGACGCTGGCATAGTGTTTTGATTATCTGGTCAAATGTGTCACTCTCTACCAGGACTAGCTCCGGTGGGTGCAAGTCTGACTTGGACTGCCTGTGAGGCTGTGAGGCAAAGGCATTGGCATGTACAGCCCTGACGTTTTTAGATGTTTAAGGAGTTGAAACCCCATAGCATCCTCATTTTGACTTTGGATTGATATTTTCCTTTCAGGATTGAGACAGAAAGATAGCATAAGTAGACAAGTGGTACTTGTTCAGCCATCATCTGGCGCTGCCATCTCGGCAACCATGGTTCCTGTTCTTCCAACACACCTTGCCACTGTCTCCCTTCTCTCCTTTGTCGCACTAGTCTCGAGCGCTGCAAATCGAGACATCCTGCGGCCAGGAACCTCTCTCGCCATCGAAGCCTACCAAAGTGAGATCCTGCAATCACCGGATGGCACCTTCTCCTGTGGCTTCTATGGCGTCTATGACAACGCCTTCACCTTCTCAATATGGTACTCCAAGGCAGCCAACAAGACCGTCGTCTGGAGTGCGAACCGCGACCGGCCCGTCCACTCCAGGAGGTCAGCCCTGACCTTGCACAAGGATGGCAACATGGTCCTCACAGATTACGATGACGCGGTTGTGTGGCAAGCTGATGATGATGGCAACTCCCGCAGAAATGTTCAGCATGTTCAGCTGCTGGACACTGGGAATCTCGTAATGAAGAACACCAGCGGCACGATAATATGGCAAAGTTTTGATTCACCGACAGACACGCTCCTACCAGCCCAGCGCATCACGGCTGCGACAAAGTTGGTCCCAACAACCCAGTCACGTGCTCCTGGTAACTACATCTTCCGTTTCAATGATATATCAGTGCTATCACTTATATATGATGTTCCTGAGGTTTCGGATATATACTGGCCAAACCCTGATAACAGTGTGTACGAAAATAACAGAAGCCGGTATAACAGTACTAGATTGGCAATTCTAGACAATAATGGGATCCTTGCATCTAGTGATTTTGCTGATGGAGTGCTACTTAAGGCCTCTGATGCAGCGCCAGGGATTAGGAGAAGGCTAACTCTTGACCCTGATGGTAATCTCCGGCTGTACAGCCTGAACGACTCAGATGGGGTGTGGTCAGTTTCAATGGTAGCAATCTCCCAACCTTGTACTATCCATGGTATATGCGGTCAGAATGGAATCTGTCATTACTCGCCTGAACCAATGTGTTCATGCCCACCGGGTTATGTGATGACCAACCCGGGTAACTGGACCCAAGGCTGCACGGCTAGTTTCAACATACCATGTCATGATCAGGAACCTATGAAGTTTGTGAAACTCCCGCACACGGATTTCTGGGGATCTGATCAGAAGCGCCTTCTGGGAGTTTCCTTTGAGGCTTGTAGGAACAGTTGCATCAATGACTGCACCTGCAAAGGCTTTCAATACCAGCAAGGTGCAGGGTCATGCTACCCGAAAGCTCTTCTTTTCAATGGAAAGAGCTGCGCGACACCCAGCGTGCGAACAATATATCTCAAACTTCCTGCCAGGTTGAGTGTTTCAGGTACACCTATTCCTCAGTCCAATGTATTGGATCCCGCGCCTCCTCGTCTCGACTGCAATCAGATGAGCAAAGGAATCAGACATCCATTTCCAGATTTGCGCAAAACTGGGGATGAAGAATTAAATTGGATCTACCTTTACAGTTTCATAGTTGCAATTTTTGTTTTTGAAGTTTCTTTCATGACATTCGCATGGTTCTTTGTCTTGAGAAGAGAGATGAGGCCATCAGAAATGTGGGCTGCTGAGGAAGGTTACAGGGTGATGACTAGCCATTTTCGAAGATACAGTTACAGAGAGCTTGTTGAGGCAACAAGAAAGTTCAGAGTTGAGCTAGGAAGGGGAAGCTCAGGCACTGTGTATAAAGGTGTCCTAGAAGATGAAAGGCCAGTGGCTGTGAAGAAGCTGGAAAATGTAAGTCGAGGCAAGGAAGAGTTTCAAGCTGAGCTGAGCGTAATTGGGAGGATCTACCACATGAATTTGGCCAGAATATGGGGGTTTTGCTCAGAAGGGTCACACAGGCTGTTGGTTTGTGAGTACGTGGAGAACGGATCCCTGGCAAACATTTTGTTCAATGACCAAAAGACTGTCGTGCTGGACTGGAAGCAAAGGTTTAATATCGCATTGGGTGTCGCGAAAGGATTGGCCTATCTTCACCATGAGTGCTTAGAATGGGTCATCCATTGTGATGTGAAACCTGAGAATATATTGTTGGACACAAACTTTGAGCCTAAGATCACTGACTTTGGGTTGGCAAAGTTGCTAAACAGAGGCGGAGCCACACAGAACATGTCGCAGGTACGAGGAACAATAGGTTACATAGCTCCTGAGTGGGTTTCAAGCCTCCCAATCACGGCGAAAGTCGATGTTTATAGTTACGGAGTTGTTTTGCTTGAGCTTTTATCTGGGACAAGAGTTTCAGAGCTGGCTGTAGGTTCAGGTGCAGAGGTGCATGGCATGCTGCAGAAGCTTGTCAGGGTGCTTGCTGATAAACTGGGAGGACATGAAGAATCATCGATTAATGAATTTGTTGACCCTGAATTGGGTGGACGATTCAGCTATGTCCAAGCAAGAACAATGATCAAGTTGGCTGTTTCCTGCTTGCAGGAAGATAGAAACAAGAGGCCAACCATGGAATCTGTAGTTCAGACTCTCCTGCCGTTTGACGAAGCTAGTAGTTAGTGCTTGGACTACCATTGTTTGTGAAATGTACGAATAAGGTGAAGGGTACTTGACTGCATTGTCAAGGATGTATAATAGTTGCCAGGTGCCACTGTGATGCATTTTAACATTGGATAGGTGGGATCCAGCCGTCTAGGTCACAGTGGTGAAATTTCCATGTTTTTCATGCTAATTTTGAGTTTGCAGATATCATGTTAATACAAAAGTTTGACATAGTTTTGGAACAATGTCCTTGCTAAAAGATACTTGTGATGTTTATGCTTCTTTATGtttactgtgacgcccggataatcttgctaaaataatcccacgctaatcaagccacgtcatcccgattaccgATGCTAAACGTCGTCAGTTCAAACCGCgacaaattaaaatttaaaataaaggcaaatgacaaaagttttgaaatattaaaactaaattgtttgggttgtgtcaaataatgcataggtaagtatggtggagaaaccacatttttataaaaggtataaatgcacttaagtaattaaagtggtaggtaaaacaattaaatatatgcattttggattttataaaatactatactattttgttcagggttaaaaccttttgtggcagtagttataattgtaactctattttaggtgtGGGTTTCACTTTTTGTAGAACTATAAAATATTACATaagtaaaagaaaacagaaacaagagaataaataaataaaagaaaatacgaAAATAGAAAATTGTAACTAAACTAAAACAAAGGAGAAGCCCCCCCcctctgggccgtggcccaactgggccaacccccaggcccagccggcccaccccctCCCCTCCATAGCCCCCCCCACCAGGGGAGAAACCCTAGCCGGTCCACCCATTCGCCCCACTCCCCCATACCCCCTGGACgaccaaaccctaacccccccccaaCGCACCCACTCCCCCTCCCACgacgccactccctctcccccctcccgatccaatctggatcgaggcGATCCGCCCCCCACTCCACCTCGCTCTCTTCTCcatcccgatcccctcgccccccCCCACCGCTCGTCGCCGCCGAACGCCAGCGCCCCCGCGCCACCATGGCGCCTCACCGGCGCCGCActtcccggcctcctccctctccttcgtgCACCGGGTCGTCTCCCCCGAGCTCCGCGCGCGCCCCATCCGTGGCCGCCCCGACCCCGTCACCGGAGGCCACCTCGCTGGTCCGCCAGCGCCGTCGTCCTCCCCTGCGTCGCCGTCGTCACCACGTCGCCcatgccgccgcccgacgccgcaagacaccgccgccacccgaggaccgctccgccgcctcgacaacgccgcctcgccggaccgcctccccaacgtcgccgccgaccccgaccttCATCGAGCCCATGGCCCCGTCCCCTACACTCCCTCGGTGAGgccccggcctcctcttctcccttCCGGCACCGTCCCGTCGCGCCGTTTGGATCGCCGAACGGCACCACGGCCACCGCACCGCCTCCCCCCTCCTCCCGCTCGCTCGCGCCGACCGCAGCTGCGGCTGCCCTTCCCCGTGCCCCGGTGTGCCACGCCCCCCTCGCTGCGGCTCCCCTCATTGCCGACCCGCGCCCACCTAGGTTGTCCCAGGCCACCGCCCCCTCTCTTCTCCGGCACTCTGCCGTGGTCGCCGACGCCCCAGTTGGGTTGCCCTTGCCGGTCGCGCCCGCAGCGCCCCTACGGGCTGCGCCTGTGCCCGACGCCCGCTCGCCCGCCTACCCGCTATGGCCCCTGTGCCTATGGCACGTGGGGCCCGACCCAGAACgcttaaaaaaagagaaaagagaattaaaaaaatatattattataataaaaataaatatataaataagaaatcaattaataattaattaattaatgattaAAATAATTaatggattaattaagttaattaatcatgtttaattaatctaattaagtagTTAGTTttattaaaccctaattagactaatcagtcaatgacatgcgggacccacacgtcagattgacccagtcaactccctgttgactgctgacgtcatgctgacgtcatgatgacgtcagcgtgcactattctagataatgttgcattataataattaaataaatcctgaaaatgatttaaatcttttaaaattaatagaaaataaaccgtagcttagatgaaaataatttcaacatgaaagttgctcagaacgacgagacgattccggatacgcaacccgttcgtccgccacacccccctaacctatcgaactcgcaactttccccctccgactcctctgcccgaaaacgcgaaacaccgggaagtttccccccttaaccggtaccacctcataccacgttagggcacacctagcaccgctctttgtcacgtcacgcatcgttgtgtttatgtttgcattgtattcattgtttcttccccctcttatctccggtagaccccgagactgatgctgctgccggtaccccgatcgactacggtgttgacgacccctctctcttgccagagcaaccaggcaagccccccctgatcaccagatatcgcctattctcctctatactgcttgcattagagtagtgtagcatgttactgctttccgttaatcctattctgatgcatagcctatcattgttgctacagtcattgataccttacccgcaatcctagatgcttagtatagtatgctagtttatcattattggccctacattcttgtcagtctgccttgctatattaTTGGGCCGTgaccactcgggaggtgatcacgggtatatactatacatacatacatactatatagatggtgactgaagtcgggtcagctcgatgagtacccgcaagtgattctgatgagggggctgaaaggacaggtggttccatcccggtagaggtgggcctgggttcccgacggcccccgactgttactttgtggcggagcgacagggcaggttgagaccacctaggagagaggtgggcctggccctgctcggcattcgcggatatttaacacgcttaacgagatcttggtatttgatctgagttggctacgagcctatacgcactaaccatctacgcgggagtagttatgggtatcccggcgtcgtggtatcagccgaagcacttcagacgtcagcgacggagcggcccgcgccggattggactggaacgcctgatagggtaggtctgctttcggccgccctcgcaacgtgcaggtgtgctatgggcgatgggcccagacccctgtgcgcttaggtttagaccggcgtgctggcctctctgttttgcctaggtggggctgcgacgtgttgatcttccgaggccgggcatgacccaggaaagcgtgtccggccaaatgggatcaagcgtgttgggtaagttggtgcacccctgcagggaagttaatctattcgaatagccgtgatcttcggtaacaggacaacttggagttgtaccttgaccttatgacaactagaaccggatacttaataaaacacacccttccaagttccacagacaacccggtgatcgcttttccacagggcgacgaggggaggatcgccgggtaggattatgctatgcgatgctactggagatgctactggagatgctacttggagatgctacttggaggacttcaatctactctcttctacatgctgcgagacggaggctgccagaagcgtagtctttgataggactagctatccccctcttattctggcattctgcagttcagtccaccgatatggcctccttacacatatacccatgcatatgtagtgtagttccttgcttgcgagtactttggatgagtactcacggttgctttctcccccctttttccccctttcctttctttctggttgtcgcaaccagatgctggagtccaggagccagacgccaccgtcgacgacgacccctattacaccggaggtgcctactattacgtgcaggccgctgacgacgaccaagagtagttaggaggatcccaggcaggaggcctacgcttctttcgatctgtatcccagtttgtgctagccttcttaaggcaaacttgtttaacttatgtctgtactcagatattgttgcttccgctgactcgtctatgatcgagcacttgtattcgagccctcgaggcccgtggcttgtattatgatgcttgtatgacttatttatgttttagagttgtgttgtgatatcttcccgtgagtccctgatcttgatcgtacacatttgcgtgcatgattagtgtacgattgaatcgggggcgtcacaagttggtatcagagccgactgcctgtaggaattccccttccacactccttggccgaagttgagtctagtcattgcaaaacttttactaacatggctgtgtgtcttacgggcacacgtcgtcattgggtggtactaggatcttttactcctcgacctttattctgggactctgatctctcctctattcgggttaaatgaagtttactaaatctaacattaggatctcgttatcactttcacccggagagccccttattactaatgatcgtctgctgcaccagaagaccctgaagatactctccgtggttaacccgagaacttgtgttcatcgcgtttgcaattcaccttccaccgcaaacccttatggataactacttgcatttgttattcttacattcatccacagtggtcttgttattacaagataccctgaaaaactcgtcgttgtttcgataatcccttgagcttactgccttgctgttctttgtcacttgaatacccctacgattaattctcgcacttatcgagtatccgctcatcccccagttgttcatgtgttagacaaaagtcttcgaaataccacccgatattccgaaaatcctcagcaacctattgctctggaatttcttgtttgctttcattatgattaatcccataagtatagaaatcttattgacattccttgtcattatcattttgagactgttgactcaatatgctgcgaatacacgcaatcatcattgatccttataaataacctttccggctgagcttccattcttttaactggaattggttctcgaccaatccaattgtcgttgattgtaccctaaggctattcaacttatccatccctaatcagagcattgcttctgatcccttgatttggaaatcataattcctttgcatttgacaattgagttagtcagttgtttctataatctgatctccttgcattcttcttcctctagttgagtaccgatactcgtatcagatcctttgtggaccatcaagtcctttgttggattgttatccgacagtgtccttcacatttgatcactttatgagttcttcatcaagtgctaccttcccactgattccaatttttcgcgggctctgagttattgaacactcaaagacagcgataactgaaccgagtccgctctacggttcaacaactcttcagtaagcttctataagtacgaatttgtacccgatcacgccattcctagcctgtttggctatatcattgtcgtgacgattctaactgtgctacctggtccttattctcgaagcaccaattttcgacgatgaactaaccttacgacgatcctcatcgtcatatcaattcgccttgaacaacaagcttggtttcgagtttgtgtcgtacctttggttccaataacctttcacttcatcattacttgacttgatgtcgtcaccgatcgattacatcttcatgaactctcgcgacaaaggtgtcgtgatcatcaacattctgagctcatccaggatatcaattgaattcatgatgagaaataccatccttgcccttgatgaattgtattatcgtcgaccactttattgccctcccaccaacacaagcttgttcatggtTGGTGTTAtcccttgagttccttgctatccagcaattgttcttctttaccttggagtattaccatcctttatgtcaagaatgttctgagatttgttccacctcttgagaattcttgacatagaaatacttctcaccatcaccattctttcttggtccccgtgttaattccaacaagtgaacggtgttgtttggattctttccttctagcaaccctatttttttgaagttaatggtcggaagttcattcttaggctattgactattgaatcaccattctgacattggtcgtgcaacccaacccatatttcgggcgcacctttcaatcaatgtttaattgtgtatgtttttctcgagcatatttccttatatcatttgatctgaccaatgttatctccttgttcacttaattgtggacatccatcttttgggaatctcggtgaattgccgttgagttcaccagacacctccttgtcctctccttgggttaatgatggactcctgataacggaaatcactacatagttcatttccccgagaatcttacaatgtcatctcgtcaacttgcgttacaccttttcttctcaggtatcctaagtctgaggtatcctgacaccaatcggatctgaatctcggtcagatatgatggttgggacaactttccaagagttatgatgatgatcctttgatgacccggtaacatgatgtcatgcctagcacccccccccccggctggaggacctatcattatagttTCCTTTTTTAAGAAGGTTAAACATtcctccatgaggaaattgtaagacttattctataagttgttcctgatggatcctttttgtttccaaagtctgaatttcacctattgaccatgtcaatgctatctcgaagcatgtatatgGTACTCCATTCTTCAGccagaacatttgaagcacaatgctaaacttTCTTTATCATTTATTCTAACACCGTTGTAtcggtaatatcatgagattcctccccacttacctaaatggttttctactttctatcctgtcatggatatcatgctctgcttgtccttggaaaggatatacacttgaaatatgtgtttaaacacattttcctttccattgtcctgtttaatctgataatcatattttcctttccattgatttgtttaaccttccttgtgatccataggatctaagcagtaatattcttctgcttatgtaaacaccttggtgtacaaccgtgttagtaagaccctgttgaaattgtcgatagcattctggtcaccaccgatggacgagaactttgcctgttggtccgcctcgttcaacgagcaggaaaatggttctcttcgtccctcgcccctggtaccgacattgtgctgacataactgataggctaccctct encodes the following:
- the LOC123103089 gene encoding putative receptor protein kinase ZmPK1, with product MVPVLPTHLATVSLLSFVALVSSAANRDILRPGTSLAIEAYQSEILQSPDGTFSCGFYGVYDNAFTFSIWYSKAANKTVVWSANRDRPVHSRRSALTLHKDGNMVLTDYDDAVVWQADDDGNSRRNVQHVQLLDTGNLVMKNTSGTIIWQSFDSPTDTLLPAQRITAATKLVPTTQSRAPGNYIFRFNDISVLSLIYDVPEVSDIYWPNPDNSVYENNRSRYNSTRLAILDNNGILASSDFADGVLLKASDAAPGIRRRLTLDPDGNLRLYSLNDSDGVWSVSMVAISQPCTIHGICGQNGICHYSPEPMCSCPPGYVMTNPGNWTQGCTASFNIPCHDQEPMKFVKLPHTDFWGSDQKRLLGVSFEACRNSCINDCTCKGFQYQQGAGSCYPKALLFNGKSCATPSVRTIYLKLPARLSVSGTPIPQSNVLDPAPPRLDCNQMSKGIRHPFPDLRKTGDEELNWIYLYSFIVAIFVFEVSFMTFAWFFVLRREMRPSEMWAAEEGYRVMTSHFRRYSYRELVEATRKFRVELGRGSSGTVYKGVLEDERPVAVKKLENVSRGKEEFQAELSVIGRIYHMNLARIWGFCSEGSHRLLVCEYVENGSLANILFNDQKTVVLDWKQRFNIALGVAKGLAYLHHECLEWVIHCDVKPENILLDTNFEPKITDFGLAKLLNRGGATQNMSQVRGTIGYIAPEWVSSLPITAKVDVYSYGVVLLELLSGTRVSELAVGSGAEVHGMLQKLVRVLADKLGGHEESSINEFVDPELGGRFSYVQARTMIKLAVSCLQEDRNKRPTMESVVQTLLPFDEASS